GGCGACCGAGCGCCACCGCGTCACCGAGACGATCGCAGCCGGCGAGCGGGTGGTCGACATGTTCGCCGGCGTCGGCCCCTTTGCGATTCCGGCGGCCAAGCGCGGTGCAGAGGTTGTCGCCGTCGATCTGAACCCTGCGGCCGTCGACTACCTCCGCGAGAACGCACGGCGCAACGATGTCCCCGAACGGATCACGGCTATCGAGAGCGATGTGCGCACGGTCGCCGAAGAGTACGAGAACTGGGCCGACCGGCTCGTCATGAACCTGCCCCACAGCGCCGACGAGTTTCTGGAGGCAGCGGTGTGCCTCGCGGGTGAGGACTGTCTGATACACTACTACGACATCCAGCACGAGTCTGACCCGTACGGTCCGGGCGAGCGCGCCGTCCGCGCGGCCGCCGAGAATTACGAGGTCACGGTCGAAGCCCGCCAGTCGGTGCGCTCGTACGCACCCCACGAACTGAACGTCCGCCTCGACGTGCGACTGCGGGCGTGAATCGACGACCGATGATGGTCCAGCGGCATCGATTCGCAACGATTATACCGTTCGTGAGTCCAGTACCGAGTGGGCCGGTGTAGCTCAGACTGGCTAGAGCGAATCCTTCGTAAGGATTAGGCCGAGGGTTCAAATCCCCCCACCGGCTCTCTCGCCTAGATTCAAAGCCTCGGGGCTTCTCGGCGGTAGTATGGCCCGCACCCCCGCCGAGAACATCGACGTTCTCCGCGACCGGATTCGCACCTCCGAGGACATTACTGACGATGACATCGAGGTGCTCATCAAGTTCTCCCACCAGTTGTTCCTGCTCGCCACCGAATACTCCGACCACCGCCACGAGAAGCTCCTCTGTCACTGTACGCGCATGGCTGAAGAGGTCGGCGGGCTGGCCGACGCACTCGACGAGCGCAACGCAGCCGAGGACATCGTCCGCTGGATCAACCGGACCTACGACAACGAAGAGACCAACCGTGACTACCGCGTCGCGCCCGAAACCACGCACGATAGCGAGCACCCGCCTGAATCCAATCGCGTGGGTGTCGGGCCAGACCTCGCGCAACTACGACCCTGGTGTTCGATCAGGCGATATCCTCCACTGGAACGATCATATCCAGCCGCTCATTGAGGCTTGCGAGAACGTCCGCGACGCCGCGATGGTCGCCGTCGCGTGGGATGTGGGCGCGCGTTCGGGCGAGTTCCGCGATCTCGAAGTCGGCGACGTCACCGATCATTCGAATGGCCTGCAGGTCACCGTCGACGGCAAGACCGGCCAGCGCACGGTAACACTCATCCCGAGCGTTCCCTACCTGAATCGCTGGCTGTCGGCGCACTCCCATGCTGACGACCCGGACGCCCCGCTCTGGCCGCGTGAATCGGATAACGCTATAGGTTTGTCCTACAACGGCTTCAAGCGCATCTTCAAGGACGCCGCCGACCGCGCCGGTATCAGTCGGCCGGTGACGCTCACGAACTTCCGTAAATCAAGCGCGTCGTTTCTGGCCTCGCAGGGCCTTCCGCAGGCACACATCGAGGATCACCACGGCTGGACGCGCGGGTCGTCGGTCGCCGCCCGTTACGTCGCCGTCTTCAGTGAGGACGCCGACCGCGCTCTCGCTGCGGCCCACGGGCTGGACGTTTCGGAATCCAAACCGGACCCGATCGGACCGCTCGAATGCCTGCGCTGCTTGAAGAAGACGCCGCGCGAGAAAGACACCTGTGTGGTGCGGGCAAGCGCTCTCGCCCGAAGGTGCGGACGTGGTGGCCGAACAGAACAGTACCGTAGTCTCGTCGGCGGCGAGTGCGTCCGGAGAGCGGGCCGATGCCGTCGCCAAAATCGGTGCACTCCTCGAAGAGTATCCATTCCTCCGCGAGGCGGCCAGGGACTGAGTTCTGTATCGCGGTATTTGTTTTATCAACTATTGTCGGCCTCCGCTTCGGCGAGGATGTTCTGTGCCAGTTCGGCCGCGCCGTCGTCGCCGTCGGCGACGGTCTCAACACGTCGCGGTGTTCGTCGACGATGTCGGCCACGCTCTCGCGTTCGACAGTCTGGCTCACCGTTTTTTCACCTCGCAGTTCGCGACGCTCCCACGCATCGGCTCTGTGGCTCGGATAGCCGGTGATGAACCGCGCAAACACGTAGACTGCCCACGTGAAAACGACAATCGCAACTAGCCCGGCCAGCAGCGTGAGCGCGCTCATCGCCGACCACGCTCCCAGTCGTCATCTTTCGATGGGTAGCCGAACGTCCGGCGCTCGTCATCGATCTCGTTGATCAGGGCGAGCGCCCGCCCGACGCGCTCGATCGATTCCTCGACGTCGCCGAGTTCCATCGAGTCGCTGGTGACGCGCAACTGCGTGGCCGCCCGTGCGTGCGCGGACTGTTGTAGTTCCGGTTCGTCCGCTCGTCCATCAGCGCTCATGCCGACCCTCCTTCGAAGTGCTCGGCGGCGCGGCCACTGCCAGCCTTCAGTTCCTCTTTGAGATCGAGGCAAGTCACGAGATCCGCGACGTCGCCGCGCGCGATGTCGAGATCCTGCGCAGCGCCGAAGGTCTGTCTGCTCTCGTCGATCGCGTCGATGAAATCGGCCGCCGAGACAGCGGCCGGCACGCCGACCGACTCTAGGGCCGTCTCGACGCGCTCGCTGTCGAGGACGTCGCCGCCGATGCCGTTCCGCTCGGTTCCCGTAATGTCGACCGCACGATCGGTGAGCCGCGACGCAGCGGCCCGACCGACGCCAGGCACCTCTCGGACTCCCGTTTTCGCGGGAATCTGTCACCAGCGCTTGCTGTCTAATGCATGAGGGTCGCACTCACTGATACTTTCCCATACCCATCGGGTTCGGAACGTAGGTTGATGGGACAGAGATAAACTCCTTCAGGTATTACTCGTCACTATACCGACATGGGTTTGAGTGTAATGGGCGCAGAACGGGACGAAATGCGACAGCGGGCCGACTGGATGAAACCCCCTGACGATTCGTTGCTCGAAGCGCTCCATGATGAGGGGACCTGACGCCGCTGGCGATCTCGAAAGAAGGCGATGTCTTCCGTGTTGATATCTCTCGGAAATATGCCGGCGTCCGGCCGCGCGCACTCACTCGTGCTGGCCTCATCGAGACGGTCGACAATGGTCTCTATCGCCTCTCCGAACACGGCCATGCCTACCTCGACGAGGAGTTCGACGCCTCGACAGTCTCGCCCGACGAGTGACCGTTCCTGTTCGCCCATTGCACCCTAACCCACAGAGCGCCTACTCTTGAATCTCGGGCGGGCCTTTTCACCTTTCCAGAAAAGTCTACTCTATGGAGATCAACATCTGCCCCTATTCTAGACAATTTATATTGTAGGTATGGGCCAATATATTATCAAAATAGTAGCGGAAATTACTTATACCCATGCAACAATTACTATTCTAACCAGTTGGGGGTTGAAACTACCTACACCCATCTTGGTTTCGCATAGGAACGGGTCTATGTGAAAAGAATACAACAATGACAGACAACGAAGACACCCAATCTAGCAGCACCGAACCGACCACCTTCTTCAGCCGTCGTGGCGTCATGAAAGGGGCTGCCGGCCTCGTCGGCGCAGGCGCTCTCGCCGGCATGGGTCTCTGGTACGGTACTCAACCCTCGCTCGCGGCGACGCAGTACGAAGCCGCCGAGGGCGGCGACGTGACCGTCACTACGAACGCCGGTGAGGTTATGGACGTCAGCATTGCACCAGTAGTTAGTCTCGACTGGAGTAACTTCGGTGGCGGTGTCGACTCGCTCAATCTTACCGTTGGTGCAGATGTCAATCAAGGCACCAGCACGCCTCTCGATGTCAGCATCACGACCGACAGCGGTTCGTTCAGTTCTCCGGGTGTTGAGTCAATTCAGGGGGACGGCCCTGGAAACTATCAGGGTTCGACTACCGTTACTTTCCCCCAAACTAGTATCATCGGCAACACAATTTCGAGCTCCACGTTCCCGACCTCGGTGGGTGAGGGCCAATCCGCCTCGGCGACAGTGAGCCTCTCGCTTGACGCGAGCGGTGTCACATCGATGGGAGGGTCGAACGTCTCGGCTTCAACGGCTAATCTCACCTTCGATGTCATCATCGAGAACCCTGATGGAACTGTGACCGCGACCATCGACTCCTCGAACGCCACCGCGACTGGTGCGGATACGGCGGACGAGACGACCACGACCGTCAACTAACTCCGCGGTTTCCCACTATTATGAGCCGATTCGCATACGTTCTGAGAGCCTCTGGGTTTGTTGGGTTAGTCGCTGGCTTCGCCGTCCAACTCGTTATCGCAGTGCTCCAAGATCCAATCCTCCTCGAGGGCGCACAAACAGTTCCGGGATGGATGAGCCGTCTCGTCCTCCCTTTACTCGGTGGGTCACTCGCCGTGCTGTTCTATGGCACTGTACTGGATGACGTGTTCGCCGGATGGGTTGATCTCTTGACGATCGCCGCGCTCGGCGGTCAGTGGGGTATTCCAATCGGGATTTACCTTGGGACCATCGTTGGTGCAGGCAGCCCGGCGGGCCTACTGGTCGTTGTCGGCTACGCCTTCCACACGCTCGCTGCGCTCGCTGTCGCGGTCACGTTTATCCGTCGAGGGCGAGGCTGACGCGAAATGTGAATCGAGGATATCTGCTCGAAGCCCGCCCCCGAAATCCATCGCACTCGATCTTCCATATAGCCGAAAGCACGTCGGGAACCGCTGCCGCGATCTCGCCGACCACGGACTTTTGACACGAACTCAGAGAGGTGTCTACCAGATCACTGAACGTGGCGAGGCATTCCTTACCGGAGAGCTTTCGCCCGTGCTCGGTGTGAGCAGCGCCTCTCTTCTGATACAGACGTATCGATATTTGAACGAACGCGATGATTCTGCGGTGGGAATTATGAAGGTCGAAAACGGCCACCATATCTACGCAGACGAAATCAGCGAAACTACTGTCGAAGAGGCTGGTGGAACGTATATCGGGAACATTGAAGGCGACCTCAATTTGTTTGAAATCTCGTCTGAGAAAGCAGAAGAGCTAGCCGAAAAGATAGAGGAATCGTCATCGGGATGATTCTATTGATTTCTCTGTTTTACACTCTCAATCTCGTTCGAGCGGCCGGTAGCGCCGGTCGACGATGGCGACGTCACACTCGATGTCGTGGAGGCGCTGGAAGGTCGCCGGCGAGAGCAGTCGCGAGACGGCGCTCCGGTCGGCGCTCGCCCCGAGCATGAGGAGATTCTGTCGCGTCGAGGCGTCGGCGAGGAACTCCTCGATCGGGCCGTGTGCGACGCGGGTCTCGATGTGGGCGTCGAACGTCTCGACCAGCCCCGCGAGCATGCTCTCGGCGTCCCGGCGTTCGTATTCGCCATCGACACAGTGACAGATGCTCACCTTGCCCGAGCGCCCGGTGAGCCGGCAGGCGAAATCGAGCATGCTGTGGGCGACGTCGCTCGCGCGCCGGACCGAGACGAGCACCCGCGACCACTCGGTGCGGCCGTCGGCCGAACGGTGGGCGATGACGTCCATATCGGTCCGAAAGAGCGACGTGACGAACGTCGAAGTCTGCCCATCGGAGCGCTCGTAGGGCGTCACGATGAGGTCACAGTTCGCCTCGCGAGCGGCTCCGAGCGCCGTCGTCGCTGGCGATTCCGCTCCGCGCTCGATGACGACCACCTCGCAGGGGACGTCCATCGTCTCCTCGATGCGCTCGGCACACGCTTCGAGGTGGCTCGCGTGGGTCTTCGTCGCCATCGAGACTTCGGTGTCCGTCCCGCCGTCGGTGGCGACGTTTTCCGGTGGCGCAACGATATCGAGGAGCACCACTTTGCCGGCGTCGTGGGCGGCGGCGAGACGTGCGCCGAAGGTGGCCGTCGCGTCGGCGTGTGCGCCGCGCATCGGCACGAGGACGTGGTCGTCGCCCTTGGTCGACTGGTAGAGATAGCGCGCCCGGTGGCGGTAGACCCGCCGGTGCCAGAGGACGAACACGCCGGCGACGAGCAGGCTCGACACGGCGATGCTGAGCACGTAACTGAACCCGGGCGCGTCGTCGACGACCGCGAGCAGCGCCGTCGAGAACGCCGCCGGTTCCTCGACGCCGAACGCCCACGTCGCCCCGCCGGTGAGCAGCATCGCGAGCGCCGCACTGGAGGCGTGAACCGGCTGGGAGCCGCCCGTGTAGAACAGCCAGCCGGTCGCCTCGACGGCGAGCCAGCCACACAGCGCGCCGACGGTCAGCCCCGCGACGAACCGCAGCGGCGACGAGTAGCGTTCTTCGGGGTGGGCGAACAGGAGATACGCCCCGGAGGCCAACGGCGGAAAGAGCAGAAAGGAGAGGTTCGTCGCGTTCGAGACGAGCGTCACCAGACCGACCAGCAGGGGGACGAACAGCACGACCGACAGATGGACGAGGTTGCGCGTGCTTTCGAGCCAGCGACGGAACTCGTGTAGCTCGCGCCGCTCGAACCGCCGCGAGCGCGCCGCG
This window of the Halococcus sediminicola genome carries:
- a CDS encoding twin-arginine translocation signal domain-containing protein, which codes for MTDNEDTQSSSTEPTTFFSRRGVMKGAAGLVGAGALAGMGLWYGTQPSLAATQYEAAEGGDVTVTTNAGEVMDVSIAPVVSLDWSNFGGGVDSLNLTVGADVNQGTSTPLDVSITTDSGSFSSPGVESIQGDGPGNYQGSTTVTFPQTSIIGNTISSSTFPTSVGEGQSASATVSLSLDASGVTSMGGSNVSASTANLTFDVIIENPDGTVTATIDSSNATATGADTADETTTTVN
- a CDS encoding HPP family protein, with amino-acid sequence MREDVRAYCRAVAARSRRFERRELHEFRRWLESTRNLVHLSVVLFVPLLVGLVTLVSNATNLSFLLFPPLASGAYLLFAHPEERYSSPLRFVAGLTVGALCGWLAVEATGWLFYTGGSQPVHASSAALAMLLTGGATWAFGVEEPAAFSTALLAVVDDAPGFSYVLSIAVSSLLVAGVFVLWHRRVYRHRARYLYQSTKGDDHVLVPMRGAHADATATFGARLAAAHDAGKVVLLDIVAPPENVATDGGTDTEVSMATKTHASHLEACAERIEETMDVPCEVVVIERGAESPATTALGAAREANCDLIVTPYERSDGQTSTFVTSLFRTDMDVIAHRSADGRTEWSRVLVSVRRASDVAHSMLDFACRLTGRSGKVSICHCVDGEYERRDAESMLAGLVETFDAHIETRVAHGPIEEFLADASTRQNLLMLGASADRSAVSRLLSPATFQRLHDIECDVAIVDRRYRPLERD
- a CDS encoding class I SAM-dependent methyltransferase, with the protein product MELPCVRAARENGETVRAALAERELVDRGHEITVVDGWIFIPVTDSEAVPDQYTIVTHDAPARETQVMPADILGFEPTYERLGDVVLVDEDDPECAERIAAAVMDSALPVKTVLNRASKVTGEFRTREWDHLAGDSTETVHREYGCEFALDVAAVYFSPRLATERHRVTETIAAGERVVDMFAGVGPFAIPAAKRGAEVVAVDLNPAAVDYLRENARRNDVPERITAIESDVRTVAEEYENWADRLVMNLPHSADEFLEAAVCLAGEDCLIHYYDIQHESDPYGPGERAVRAAAENYEVTVEARQSVRSYAPHELNVRLDVRLRA